TTACCTTTTTTAAGCATCATCGCGACAACTTGCATCGAGGTAACAAGACCATCTCCAGTTTTAGCGTAGTCGTTAAATATCACGTGACCGCTTTGCTCACCGCCAAAATTTATACCATTTTCTTTCATCATCTCAAGTACGTATTTATCGCCTACGTTTGAGCGAAGTAGCTTGATCTTGTGAGCTTTTAGATAGTCATCAAGCGCGGCATTACTCATCACTGTAGCCACGATGGCACCGCCTTTTAGCGCCTTTTGCTCGTGCAAAAATGCAGCCAACGAGCCAAGTATCGCATCGCCATGTACAACTTCGCCGTTTTCATCGACAACGACAAGTCTATCAGCATCGCCGTCAAATGCAAAGCCGATGTCAGCACGAAGCCTTTTTACCTCGCTTGCTAGATCTTCTGGGTGAAGTGCGCCGCAGTTTTGGTTGATATTGCTACCATTTGGTTCGTCGTTTATGACGATGACATCGGCTCCAAGCTCGCTAAATACGGTTGGTGCGACCTTGTAAGCAGCTCCGTTTGCCACGTCTAAAACTACTCGTAAATTCTTTAAATTTAACTCTTTTGGGAATGAATTTTTGATTTGCACGATATATCTGCCGATAACATCGTCGATCCTCTTGTTTGCGCCGATCTCTGTCATCGTCTTTTGGGCGTTTGCGATGAGCTCGTCGTCGTAGAAGATTTTTTCTATCTCAGCTTCTATCTTTTCATCTAGTTTGTTGCCAAAACTATCAAAAAATTTGATGCCGTTGTCGTAGTATGGGTTGTGTGATGCGCTTATCATTATGCCAGCGTCACAGCGCATATTTTCTGTTAAAAATGCGATCGCAGGTGTTGGCATAGGGCCTATTT
This is a stretch of genomic DNA from Campylobacter concisus. It encodes these proteins:
- the glmM gene encoding phosphoglucosamine mutase produces the protein MKLFGTDGVRGKAGEKLSAQTSMRLAMAAGIYFRKTSATNVILVGKDTRKSGYMIETAIVAGLTAVGYNVLQIGPMPTPAIAFLTENMRCDAGIMISASHNPYYDNGIKFFDSFGNKLDEKIEAEIEKIFYDDELIANAQKTMTEIGANKRIDDVIGRYIVQIKNSFPKELNLKNLRVVLDVANGAAYKVAPTVFSELGADVIVINDEPNGSNINQNCGALHPEDLASEVKRLRADIGFAFDGDADRLVVVDENGEVVHGDAILGSLAAFLHEQKALKGGAIVATVMSNAALDDYLKAHKIKLLRSNVGDKYVLEMMKENGINFGGEQSGHVIFNDYAKTGDGLVTSMQVVAMMLKKGKKASEIFGELKPYPQILLNLKITEKKPLDKIEGLKELEASLAKEGIRSLFRYSGTENLIRLLLEGKNQTLVEKRMDEVEKFFIKALNA